In [Leptolyngbya] sp. PCC 7376, a genomic segment contains:
- a CDS encoding CAP domain-containing protein → MRQPWIVRLIIPLLFYFGSRVVLNRTENAPQTQQPTSPITAPQTAVSQSSAPSTQKLRHPSTAQIETEIHAQINTYRQSRGLSPLELDYRIIDESRKFSGKMASGAAEFSHDGFDQRAENLEKKALKYASVGENLALLQGYEDLATTAVEGWIDSPGHHENIIGDYHLTGIGVVKNEEGVYYFTQLFLKRQ, encoded by the coding sequence ATGAGACAGCCTTGGATTGTACGACTCATCATCCCTTTACTTTTCTACTTTGGGAGTCGTGTCGTACTAAACCGGACAGAAAATGCTCCTCAAACTCAACAGCCGACTTCACCCATTACTGCGCCACAGACTGCGGTTTCACAATCATCAGCTCCATCAACCCAGAAACTTCGTCATCCCTCTACAGCGCAGATTGAAACCGAGATTCACGCACAAATTAATACTTATCGTCAGAGCCGCGGTTTAAGCCCTCTCGAATTGGACTATCGGATTATTGATGAGTCTCGTAAATTCAGCGGCAAAATGGCGTCTGGCGCAGCTGAATTTTCCCATGATGGTTTTGATCAACGTGCTGAAAACCTAGAAAAGAAAGCCCTCAAGTATGCAAGTGTCGGTGAAAATCTGGCCCTCTTACAAGGCTATGAAGACTTGGCGACTACAGCTGTGGAAGGCTGGATTGACAGTCCGGGACACCACGAAAATATTATTGGTGACTATCATCTGACGGGCATTGGCGTCGTAAAAAATGAAGAAGGTGTCTATTATTTCACACAGCTTTTCCTGAAGAGACAGTAA
- a CDS encoding M67 family metallopeptidase, with protein sequence MLKLQPEHLEQLHLHAHECYPEECCGLMLGQRIEDVVQVVQLWRTENSWTADFLMSESSKTRTNLSNTNSKPSRLNRFAIAPIEILRAQKYARNENLEIIGIYHSHPDHPAIPSEYDRQIAWQMYSYLIMSVTAQQVSQTLSWRLNDEQQFQEEPVAIADK encoded by the coding sequence ATGCTCAAATTGCAGCCAGAGCATTTAGAACAGCTTCATCTTCATGCCCATGAATGTTACCCAGAAGAATGCTGTGGACTAATGCTTGGCCAGCGAATAGAGGACGTTGTGCAAGTAGTTCAACTATGGCGAACCGAAAATAGTTGGACTGCTGATTTTTTGATGTCGGAATCCTCAAAAACAAGAACTAATTTATCCAACACAAACTCCAAGCCTTCTCGTTTAAATCGATTTGCGATCGCCCCGATTGAGATTCTCCGTGCTCAAAAATACGCTCGAAATGAAAATTTAGAGATCATTGGCATTTACCATTCCCACCCTGATCATCCCGCTATTCCCTCCGAATATGATCGCCAAATTGCATGGCAAATGTATTCTTACTTGATTATGTCTGTTACAGCACAGCAAGTCTCTCAAACCCTTAGCTGGCGGCTAAATGATGAGCAACAATTTCAAGAAGAACCTGTGGCGATCGCCGACAAATAG